Genomic DNA from Candidatus Sphingomonas phytovorans:
CATGCTTCCCTGGTGCAAGCATCGCGCCGATAATGTCGGCTATTGGGAAAAGAAGACACTCGCGGTGAGTCAACGCCGGACTATTATTCGGGCTTTGCTTGCCTGTCATTGGCCGCACTGTTGAGCAGCGCGGCAGCGGCAGTCTCTACGGGGAGCTTGCTCTCCGATACGATGGTTTCGAGCAGCCGAAGCGCCACAGGATGAAGATCGGCCGTGTCGATAACGATGGCTTCGGGCAAAGTCGTAGGAGGCACAGGCCGAGAGAAGGTGATCATCTGCGCGGCAAGGTTAAGCTTGGCTTTGCGCCCTAGGGACAACCACGCACGGGCTTGAGAATGGGAAGGTGCATTGGACCACCATTGGCGGCTGACCGCGCCCGATGCTGACGATGGCAGAGGCCGGCCGATAAGGTCCTCGATCTCCTTGAAGGATAGGCTGACCGCTCGATCGCCTCTGGCTGCGAGAAAGTCCCGCAAGGGTAAATAATGATACATGATTGCTCCGTAAATGCTACAAAAGAATACGTAGCATTTTAGAGCATGTCAAGCCGCGGGCTTGGCCGGGCGGGACATTGCTTTGGGCGCGAAAGCAGCCGTTGGCGCAGCGAGGGATCTGCAAAATAGGTACTCTGCTCTCCCGCCTCAGCCGGCACCCCACAGGCTGGCTGGCACCATGACCTCGCCGTCCTTGTAGAGGCTCGCGGCGAGGGGATCGTCGGCGAGGAACCAGGGGCCGTCGAGATCGACCACGTCGCAAAGCTGGGCGAGGACGAAGGCGGGCGCGGCCGCGAGAGTCGTGCCGGCCATGTTGCCGACCATCACCTTCAGGCCGAGCCGCCGGGCGTGATCGGCCATCAGCAGCGCCTCGGTCAGGCCGCCGCATTTGTCGAGCTTGATGTTGATCACCTGGAAACGGCTACGCTGGGCGTCGATCTCGGCCAGGTCCTGGACGCTCTCGTCGGCGGCGAGCGGGATCGGCGAGCGCCAGCCGTCGAGCAGTGCCTCGGCGCCGCGCCTGACCGGCTGTTCGAGCAGCGCGACATTCTGGTCGCCCAGCATCGCGACGAGTCCGTCGAGATCGTCGCCGTCATAGCCCTGATTGGCATCGACCCCCATCCAGACGTGCGGCCGCGCGGCGCGCACCACGCGAACCCGCTCGGTATCGGCGGCGAGATCGCCCTCCAGCTTGAGCTTGATCGCCAGGGCGGTCGGCAGGCCCGCCAGCCGCTGCTGGATCACGGCGGGGTCGTCGGCGGGCAGGGTGAAGGTGGTGACGCGCGGCCTGGGCGGGCCGACTCCGGCGAGCTTCCACACCGGCTCGCCGCTGCGCAGCGATTCGAGTTCCCACAAGGCGCAGTCGAGCGCGTTGCGGGCGCCGCCGGCGGGGAGCAGGTCGCGGAGGCCCTGCCGGTCGATCCCCGCCTCGATCGCCTCGCGGCACCGTTCGATCTCGCTTTCCATATGGGCGGGATCGTCGTCCAGATAATAGACGCCGGCCGCCTCGCCCCGGCCTGCATACTCGCCGTCCGAGAGAGTCGCGGTAACCGCGGGCATCGCTTCGAACAGATAGCCGGAAATGCGGAATGGCTCCCGCATCAGCATCGCGTCGCGGCGATGGGTGAGCGAGAGCGGGCGGGCGAGCGTGATCGGGGCTTCCATGCCGCGTTCCATCACATGGATGCGTTCATGTTTCAATATCAGAAACATGGTTCTCGAGCGACGAACCGGATTAGTCGGTGGAGACCAGGTCCCAGCTTTTTCCGGCCGATTGTGCCATGCGTTGCATGCCAGCGCCGGCGCAGACCGAGAGTACCTGGCACGGTTCCCCGCCGACCCAGACATAGGCGTGCGCCATGCCGCTGTCGAAATAGACCGAATCGCCCTGAGCAAGCGGCAGCGGCGCGTAGAGATCGGAGTGAAGCTCCATCGCGCCCGAAAGGATATAGAGATATTCCTCGCCGGAATGGCGGACCAGCCCGCCCAGCTCGTCGACGCTGCGCGCCTTTACTTCGATGATGATCGGCACCATCATCTTCCCCAGCAGATCGGCGGCCGGATAGTGATGGGTGTGGCGTTCGGAGCTGGCGCCGGGCCATTTTCCGGCGCGCTGCACGCTGCGGCGGCCCACGGCGGCGGGGGGCTGCTCGGCCGGCGTGGTGCCCGCGACGAGGCTGCCGATGTCGACGCCCAGGCCCTGCGCCAGCCGCACCAGCTTGTCATAGGTCATCGCCATCTTGCCGTTCTCCAGCTTCGACAGCGTGGAAAAGGGCATGTCGATCCGGGCGGACAATGCCCGGAGCGTCAGCCCCTGCTCGGTTCGCGCGGCCCGCAATGCGAGGCCCGGATGCTGACTCTTGGTACTTGCCTTGGCCATATTCCCTCTCCGGGCATTGCTAGCGCAAACCAGCCGGGCAGGGAACGCCGTTAGCCTGATGAGAAAATGGTTGCCAT
This window encodes:
- a CDS encoding dipeptide epimerase; the encoded protein is MEAPITLARPLSLTHRRDAMLMREPFRISGYLFEAMPAVTATLSDGEYAGRGEAAGVYYLDDDPAHMESEIERCREAIEAGIDRQGLRDLLPAGGARNALDCALWELESLRSGEPVWKLAGVGPPRPRVTTFTLPADDPAVIQQRLAGLPTALAIKLKLEGDLAADTERVRVVRAARPHVWMGVDANQGYDGDDLDGLVAMLGDQNVALLEQPVRRGAEALLDGWRSPIPLAADESVQDLAEIDAQRSRFQVINIKLDKCGGLTEALLMADHARRLGLKVMVGNMAGTTLAAAPAFVLAQLCDVVDLDGPWFLADDPLAASLYKDGEVMVPASLWGAG
- a CDS encoding XRE family transcriptional regulator yields the protein MAKASTKSQHPGLALRAARTEQGLTLRALSARIDMPFSTLSKLENGKMAMTYDKLVRLAQGLGVDIGSLVAGTTPAEQPPAAVGRRSVQRAGKWPGASSERHTHHYPAADLLGKMMVPIIIEVKARSVDELGGLVRHSGEEYLYILSGAMELHSDLYAPLPLAQGDSVYFDSGMAHAYVWVGGEPCQVLSVCAGAGMQRMAQSAGKSWDLVSTD